The Helianthus annuus cultivar XRQ/B chromosome 16, HanXRQr2.0-SUNRISE, whole genome shotgun sequence genome includes a window with the following:
- the LOC110919438 gene encoding uncharacterized protein LOC110919438, translating to MSATNINTPPTEHSVPLITEAEYLPLKFNNEAMNANIEQYDVKCQILIEFLIRSPIADALTKIREKIRECLELPLNQDYEEAPEKEDMFEQLDAVMGCKAKISKINEFKRNKLPAFWQVLMEILNKCLSSKIGGFRKSDFDVPILSESMMLLIPKDSPYRAEYLRMLSKQAETKEGFENVSPKEHDAQESSTPRMEQQGESNPHPADKDVNMSPVAEEHHAEDSQMGETGEQHSKLNLLHFSESDSDESIQGKSEILHKGTVSTKQYKQTEENNAALKTIQKSAENKESSSEIEKALKELRDIKKKMIEVATAGERSSSGKILKEIQLLRANNNNMTEAFEKLLMELTAQRNKESQEFQKMKKQEETNTQALTNIHLLVKRLQYNVATLAKVDLHELKAPIPQEKQAKGYSNQTLKYIRNFINEKQEQLKKKGKNNEKLRKTIEDCIENWMEARGWYKSMYKETQKAIDHKKKLKPGDKYRGGVKIN from the exons ATGTCTGCTACTAACATCAACACCCCTCCAACTGAACACTCTGTTCCTTTAATCACTGAAGCTGAATATCTTCCATTAAAGTtcaacaatgaagcaatgaatGCTAACATTGAACAATATGATGTGAAGTGTCAGATTCTCATTGAATTTCTGATCAGAAGCCCAATAGCTGATGCTCTTACAAAGATAAGAGAG AAAATAAGGGAATGCTTGGAACTACCCTTAAATCAAGACTATGAAGAAGCACCAGAAAAAGAAGACATGTTCGAACAACTTGATGCTGTAATGGGCTGCAAGGCAAAGATTTCAAAGATCAATGAATTCAAGAGAAACAAGCtacctgccttctggcaagtGTTAATGGAGATACTGAACAAATGTTTATCATCAAAGATTGGAG GGTTTCGGAAATCAGATTTTGATGTACCTATTCTGTCAGAAAGTATGATGCTTCTCATACCAAAAGATTCACCATACAGAGCAGAATATCTGAGGATGTTAAGCAAACAAGCAGAAACCAAAGAAGGGTTTGAAAATGTGTCACCCAAGGAGCATGATGCACAAGAGTCAAGCACACCAAGAATGGAGCAGCAGGGTGAATCTAATCCTCATCCAGCTGATAAAGATGTGAATATGAGTCCTGTGGcagaagaacatcatgctgaagACTCACAAATGGGAGAAACAGGTGAACAACACTCCAAACTGAATTTACTTCATTTTTCTGAgagtgattctgatgaatcaattcaaGGAAAATCTGAAATTTTACATAAAGgtactgtttccacaaaacaataT AAACAAACAGAAGAAAATAATGCAGCTCTCAAAACAAttcaaaaatctgcagaaaacaAAGAGAGCTCATCAGAAATTGAGAAAGCTCTTAAAGAACTGCGtgatatcaagaaaaagatgaTTGAGGTTGCAACTGCAGGAGAAAGGTCAAGTTCAGGAAAGATTCTTAAAGAAATACAGTTGCTTagagccaacaacaacaacatgaCTGAGGCTTTTGAGAAACTATTAATGGAATTGACTGCACAAAGAAATAAGGAAAGTCAGGAGTTTCAGAAGatgaagaagcaagaagaaacaaATACTCAAGCTCTTACTAATATCCACTTATTAGTAAAAAGATTGCAGTACAATGTTGCCACACTggcaaaagttgatcttcatGAACTAAAAGctccaattccacaagaaaaACAAGCAAAAGG gtattcaaaccaaactttaaaatATATAAGAAACTTCATAAATGAGAAACAAGAGCAGCTCAAGAAGAAGGGAAAGAACAATGAAAAGCTGAGAAAAACAATTGAAGATTGTATTGAAAACTGGATGGAAGCAAGAGGATGGTACAAGTCAATGTACAAGGAAACTCAAAAAGCAATTGATCACAAGAAAAAGCTGAAACCAGGAGACAAATACAGAggtggagtgaagatcaattaA